One window of the Halobacillus litoralis genome contains the following:
- a CDS encoding 2-dehydropantoate 2-reductase produces MKIGIIGAGSIGLLTGAYLGKDHQVHMFVRNQQQKNRLEKDGIVCDALQNPTRVEAHYTEEVKAGFDLWIITVKQHQLEQVMNLDFPHNVPLLFLQNGMGHLDMLSRSPYTCWVGVVEHGALKQGHNSVSHTGKGNVQIARISDEEESALPKVVDVLHKENFPIFLQEDYEKMLASKLLVNTVINPVTALFQLKNGSIVNNPHIQTIARELCREACGILDFSFAEEWERVKMIAEKTALNQSSMLKDLIENRVTEIDAINGYVLRRSSDPLPYHQFIVHAIHAIEHEKGVRNYE; encoded by the coding sequence ATGAAAATAGGAATTATAGGTGCGGGATCCATAGGTTTATTGACCGGGGCCTACTTAGGTAAAGATCACCAAGTTCATATGTTTGTACGAAATCAGCAGCAGAAAAATCGCCTTGAGAAGGATGGCATTGTCTGTGATGCTCTCCAAAACCCTACGAGAGTAGAAGCTCATTACACCGAAGAGGTCAAGGCCGGATTTGATTTATGGATCATCACCGTGAAACAGCACCAGCTGGAGCAAGTGATGAATTTGGATTTCCCGCACAATGTACCATTGCTGTTTCTACAAAATGGGATGGGCCATCTGGACATGCTATCACGGTCTCCTTACACCTGCTGGGTCGGAGTTGTAGAACACGGAGCATTGAAACAAGGTCACAATAGCGTCTCTCATACCGGCAAAGGAAATGTGCAAATCGCCCGTATTTCCGACGAAGAGGAATCCGCTCTTCCAAAAGTGGTCGATGTTCTACATAAAGAAAACTTCCCTATTTTCCTGCAGGAAGACTACGAAAAGATGCTTGCTTCAAAACTTCTCGTCAATACAGTGATCAATCCTGTCACAGCTCTTTTTCAGCTTAAGAACGGCAGCATAGTAAATAACCCCCATATCCAGACAATCGCACGTGAACTTTGCCGTGAAGCTTGCGGCATACTGGACTTTTCATTTGCGGAGGAGTGGGAAAGGGTGAAGATGATTGCAGAGAAGACCGCTCTCAATCAATCTTCAATGCTGAAGGATCTAATAGAAAACAGGGTGACCGAGATTGATGCAATCAACGGATATGTATTACGACGCAGTTCCGATCCGCTTCCTTATCATCAATTCATCGTCCACGCGATCCATGCCATCGAACATGAGAAAGGGGTGAGAAATTATGAGTGA
- a CDS encoding DUF3397 domain-containing protein, translated as MSDIFAFCIAIILTLPLPFLIIFYLCARKWSRHKLKALHRTANFTAPIFILASHVLLIVLFERSFFPIIVIFLLLLLGLSLVAQYKLNEEVRLIRAFKGFWRVSFLLFMFFYMGLSVFGLIDRLFFS; from the coding sequence ATGAGTGATATATTCGCCTTTTGTATTGCCATCATTTTGACACTCCCGCTTCCATTCCTGATCATCTTTTACCTCTGTGCTCGGAAATGGAGTCGACATAAACTGAAAGCCCTTCACCGGACAGCAAATTTCACCGCGCCGATCTTTATTTTGGCGTCCCATGTACTCCTCATTGTCCTGTTTGAACGCAGCTTCTTTCCAATAATCGTCATTTTCTTGTTGTTATTACTAGGGTTGTCGTTGGTAGCGCAATATAAATTGAATGAAGAGGTGCGCTTGATCAGAGCCTTCAAAGGCTTCTGGCGAGTCAGTTTTCTTCTGTTCATGTTTTTTTATATGGGGCTGTCTGTTTTCGGGTTGATTGACAGGCTTTTCTTTAGTTGA